A genomic segment from Chloroflexota bacterium encodes:
- a CDS encoding sialidase family protein — protein MIDVLATGLVYRNPEPERRAIHAWHPSIIVLDDGELFASFDLASGVEALDYRTYKARSSDGGVTWSTPELLVELSTTRPTTGGIRVSLLRDGTLVGIGGRTYRDVHGGQLVNRENLGHAPMDLITVSSSDRGHTWSTPEILQPPVWSPAWEVCHHIVELADGRWLAPMAPWRGWDGEEPIGALALAFVSHDRGRTWPEHLVLIDETHRGVFSWEVSLRQLSDGRLLATAWAFDSATGGTEPNPYAISADGRTFSEPRSTGIHGQTGKLLALPDDRILFVYRHDQRPGLWANLSRLDGDDWVNLAEAPLWEGASSSMTGATASSGQELVDLPFGFPSLALLPDGDVYVAFWCEEDEVYNIRWYRLRIS, from the coding sequence ATGATTGACGTGCTGGCCACCGGCCTGGTCTATCGCAATCCGGAGCCGGAGCGGCGCGCCATCCACGCCTGGCATCCCTCAATCATCGTGCTCGACGACGGCGAGCTGTTCGCCAGCTTCGATCTCGCCTCGGGCGTGGAAGCGTTGGACTACCGGACCTACAAGGCCCGCTCGTCCGACGGCGGCGTGACCTGGTCGACGCCCGAGCTGCTGGTCGAGCTCTCCACCACCCGACCGACGACCGGCGGCATCCGCGTGAGCCTGCTGCGCGACGGCACGCTGGTCGGCATCGGCGGCCGCACCTACCGCGACGTTCACGGCGGTCAGCTCGTCAATCGCGAGAACCTTGGCCACGCACCCATGGACCTCATCACGGTGTCCAGCTCCGACCGCGGCCACACCTGGAGCACGCCCGAGATCCTCCAGCCTCCCGTGTGGAGTCCGGCGTGGGAGGTGTGTCACCACATCGTGGAGCTGGCCGACGGCCGCTGGCTGGCGCCCATGGCCCCCTGGCGCGGCTGGGACGGCGAGGAACCGATCGGGGCCCTGGCGCTGGCGTTCGTGTCCCACGACCGCGGTCGGACCTGGCCCGAACACCTTGTGCTGATCGATGAGACCCACCGGGGCGTCTTTTCGTGGGAGGTGTCGCTGCGCCAGCTGAGCGACGGTCGGCTGCTGGCCACCGCCTGGGCCTTCGACTCCGCCACCGGCGGCACCGAGCCCAATCCGTATGCCATCTCAGCCGACGGTCGGACGTTCTCCGAGCCACGGTCCACCGGCATCCACGGCCAGACGGGCAAGCTGCTGGCGCTGCCCGACGACCGCATCCTGTTCGTCTACCGCCACGACCAGCGGCCGGGCCTCTGGGCCAATCTCTCGCGGCTGGATGGCGACGACTGGGTCAATCTGGCCGAAGCGCCCCTGTGGGAGGGCGCATCCTCGAGCATGACCGGCGCCACGGCGAGCAGCGGGCAGGAACTGGTCGACCTCCCATTTGGCTTTCCCAGCCTGGCGTTACTTCCGGACGGCGACGTCTACGTGGCCTTCTGGTGCGAAGAGGACGAGGTCTACAACATCCGCTGGTATCGCCTGCGGATCTCGTGA
- a CDS encoding ester cyclase — protein sequence MTGRNAAIVQRLADEAFNGRNWDVFDALHDPSGLVHRAGESVTPAAIKDVHCDRLQAFPDLRWTIERQLEDGEFVITHATWRGTHLGTYLGMPATGEAVSGEVIAIRRVVDGRIVETWAVADTLRVLEQIGGRISR from the coding sequence GTGACCGGTCGCAATGCGGCAATCGTGCAACGTCTGGCCGACGAGGCGTTCAACGGTCGGAACTGGGACGTGTTCGATGCGTTGCACGATCCGTCGGGACTGGTGCACCGCGCCGGCGAGAGCGTGACGCCCGCGGCGATCAAGGACGTGCATTGCGACCGCTTGCAGGCCTTTCCGGACCTGCGCTGGACCATCGAGCGACAGCTGGAAGACGGCGAGTTCGTCATCACGCACGCCACCTGGCGCGGGACACACCTGGGGACCTATCTCGGCATGCCGGCCACGGGCGAGGCGGTGAGCGGGGAGGTGATCGCCATCCGGCGCGTCGTGGACGGGCGCATCGTGGAGACCTGGGCGGTGGCCGACACCCTGCGCGTGCTGGAGCAAATCGGCGGCCGGATCTCGCGGTGA
- a CDS encoding GNAT family protein: MTEPSGGSGFPRTIRTRRLALRPFRLSDVSAVLGYESDATYGEFLGVRQPYRRSDAERSVASRMQCDWTRSAMWAVDLDGEAVGHVGMTLYPGHGRIDLYYGLAPAHWGNGYMTEAVRAAIDAAFTAFPDVNRIQADANPKNPASLRVMAKAGMTPEGLLRQYVVMHGVATDQVMCSILRREWEASRKP; this comes from the coding sequence ATGACCGAACCTTCGGGCGGGTCTGGATTTCCGCGCACCATCCGCACGCGGCGTCTCGCGCTCCGTCCGTTCCGGCTTTCGGACGTGAGCGCCGTGCTGGGGTATGAGTCGGACGCAACCTATGGGGAGTTTCTTGGCGTTCGGCAGCCATACCGGCGATCGGACGCCGAGCGCAGCGTCGCTTCGCGCATGCAGTGCGACTGGACGCGGTCGGCGATGTGGGCCGTGGACCTCGACGGCGAGGCCGTTGGGCACGTCGGCATGACGCTGTACCCCGGCCATGGGCGCATCGACCTCTATTACGGCCTCGCGCCGGCGCATTGGGGCAACGGGTATATGACGGAGGCCGTGCGCGCCGCCATCGACGCCGCCTTCACCGCGTTTCCGGACGTCAACCGCATTCAGGCCGATGCCAACCCCAAGAATCCGGCCTCGCTGCGCGTCATGGCAAAGGCCGGAATGACTCCCGAGGGCCTGCTGCGCCAATACGTCGTCATGCACGGCGTCGCCACCGACCAGGTCATGTGCAGCATCCTGCGCCGCGAGTGGGAGGCTTCGCGAAAGCCGTAG
- a CDS encoding SDR family NAD(P)-dependent oxidoreductase — protein sequence MTGKVAFVSGGAGGLGAAICRRFVRDGAAVAIADIDRGRSEALTDEIVEGGGRALPVDLDSASSASVQQAVDEVVDHFGRCDFLVHGAGNTAIAPLLELAEEDWRSVLDTHLTGGFLLCQAIGRQLVRQGEGGRVVLISSVGAMVPVPDRGAYSPAKAGLIALAQMLSIEWAPYDINVNAICPGVTRTPMVQEIYRRRPELRDQRIRRFPMKREAVPEEIADLTVFLCGDGSTYISGTAITIDGGFINAGFMPEDE from the coding sequence ATGACGGGCAAGGTGGCATTCGTGAGCGGTGGCGCGGGCGGTCTGGGAGCGGCGATCTGCCGGCGCTTCGTGCGCGACGGCGCGGCCGTGGCGATCGCCGACATCGACCGCGGCCGGAGCGAAGCGCTCACCGACGAGATCGTCGAGGGCGGCGGGCGGGCCCTGCCCGTGGACCTCGATTCCGCCTCCAGCGCCTCGGTTCAGCAGGCCGTCGACGAGGTCGTCGACCACTTCGGCCGCTGCGATTTCCTGGTTCACGGCGCCGGCAACACCGCCATTGCCCCGCTGCTCGAGCTGGCCGAGGAGGACTGGCGCTCGGTCCTGGACACGCATCTCACCGGAGGCTTTCTGCTCTGCCAGGCCATCGGACGCCAGCTCGTTCGGCAGGGCGAGGGCGGACGCGTGGTGCTGATCTCGTCGGTCGGCGCCATGGTGCCCGTGCCGGATCGCGGCGCCTACAGTCCGGCCAAGGCCGGGTTGATTGCGCTGGCTCAAATGCTGTCCATCGAGTGGGCGCCCTACGACATCAACGTGAACGCGATCTGTCCCGGCGTCACGCGAACACCGATGGTGCAGGAAATCTACAGGCGCCGCCCGGAGCTGCGGGATCAGCGCATTCGACGCTTCCCCATGAAGCGCGAGGCGGTGCCGGAGGAGATTGCGGATCTCACGGTGTTCCTGTGCGGCGACGGATCGACCTACATCAGCGGCACCGCCATCACGATCGATGGCGGCTTCATCAACGCCGGCTTCATGCCCGAGGACGAGTAG
- a CDS encoding alcohol dehydrogenase catalytic domain-containing protein has product MTVSRGAVLVAPHRIEPRDFPLPETGDDDGLLRVELAGICGSDIHHWDGHSAVIRNVPALLGHEIVGRIERVGADAAKRWQAAVGDRVIVEASFGCGRCEWCRRGSYQMCADEQGYGGRVSAAEPPHLWGAYGQFLYLPPRARVHRVSERITPEVGVVIGAVLANGIRWVQTLGNAGIGDTVVVFGPGPQGLACTIAAHAAGAGQIIVVGLLRDRARLELACEFGATDTLIASDSTFAEIAALTEGRLVDVAIDVTASPHAAGQAASVVRPLGTFVMAGSKGGAPVELPWDRLVAREVRVLGVNSHETQTVRAAVQLAESGRYPLDRMLTHRLPLAQAAQGIELVRSAMPADGVIKVALDPWA; this is encoded by the coding sequence GTGACCGTCAGCCGCGGCGCCGTGCTCGTGGCCCCGCACCGCATCGAGCCGCGCGACTTCCCACTCCCCGAAACCGGCGACGACGACGGCCTGCTGCGCGTCGAGCTTGCTGGCATCTGCGGCAGCGACATCCACCACTGGGACGGCCACTCCGCCGTCATCCGCAACGTCCCCGCCCTGCTGGGCCACGAGATCGTGGGCCGCATCGAACGGGTGGGCGCGGACGCCGCCAAACGCTGGCAGGCAGCCGTCGGCGACCGCGTCATCGTCGAGGCCAGCTTCGGTTGCGGCCGCTGCGAGTGGTGCCGCCGCGGCTCCTACCAGATGTGTGCCGACGAGCAGGGCTACGGCGGTCGCGTCTCCGCCGCCGAGCCGCCCCACCTCTGGGGCGCCTACGGCCAGTTCCTCTACCTGCCGCCGCGCGCCCGCGTGCATCGCGTCTCTGAGCGGATCACGCCCGAAGTCGGCGTCGTGATCGGCGCGGTGCTCGCCAACGGCATCCGCTGGGTGCAAACGCTGGGGAATGCCGGCATCGGCGACACGGTCGTCGTCTTTGGACCTGGACCGCAGGGGCTGGCCTGCACCATCGCGGCCCACGCGGCTGGCGCCGGGCAGATCATCGTGGTGGGCTTGTTGCGGGACCGCGCCCGGCTCGAGCTTGCCTGCGAGTTTGGCGCCACCGACACGCTGATTGCCTCCGATTCGACCTTCGCCGAGATCGCGGCGCTCACCGAAGGCCGCCTGGTGGACGTCGCGATTGACGTAACCGCCAGTCCTCATGCGGCCGGCCAAGCGGCCTCGGTGGTGCGGCCACTCGGCACGTTCGTTATGGCCGGGTCGAAAGGCGGCGCGCCGGTCGAGCTGCCCTGGGACCGGCTGGTAGCCCGCGAGGTCCGCGTACTCGGCGTCAACAGTCACGAGACCCAGACCGTCCGCGCGGCCGTCCAGTTGGCCGAATCGGGGCGCTATCCGCTCGACCGCATGCTCACCCACCGCCTGCCATTGGCCCAGGCCGCGCAGGGCATCGAGCTCGTCCGCTCAGCCATGCCCGCCGACGGAGTGATCAAAGTCGCCCTCGATCCGTGGGCCTGA
- a CDS encoding aminotransferase class III-fold pyridoxal phosphate-dependent enzyme: MPSVEALVDARRSIEARYRARTPESRALHDRALQSLPGGESRTATWFAPYPTYIATGLGSTLTDVDGNALVDFTFNSTSVIHGHAHPEIVAAVQRRVAEGTAWNAPNAGQVELAETLCARVPSLDQVRFCASGTEANMQAIKAARAFTDRDLIIKMDLAYHGTYEGVEIHQGADGWGGPGAPVSRGVPSNALDNVLIAPFDDAEIVEWLLETHPGQVAAIVVNPAQTQGGLRAPSPGYLKALRDAADAHGTLLVFDEVITLRLARGGGQELFGVLPDLTAMGKIIGGGLPVGGFGGRAEVMEIFADRQPPVLPHAGTFNGNPATVAAGITAMRMLDAPAFELLAELGEALGRGLVEASQRAGVALDVTQIASVIGVDVPLAGASAGEIMELIVLELLNRGFKAASMMTVSTATVAEEIHALTEALTDVLRQLRPAIAEAAPAAVLTT; encoded by the coding sequence ATGCCTTCGGTCGAAGCCCTGGTGGATGCCCGCCGAAGCATAGAAGCCCGCTATCGCGCGCGCACGCCCGAATCGCGGGCGCTGCACGACCGAGCGCTGCAGTCGCTGCCGGGCGGCGAGTCGCGCACGGCGACTTGGTTTGCGCCCTACCCGACCTATATCGCTACCGGCCTGGGCTCGACCCTGACCGATGTTGACGGCAATGCGCTGGTGGACTTCACCTTCAACTCCACGTCGGTCATCCACGGCCACGCCCATCCCGAGATCGTGGCGGCCGTTCAGCGCCGCGTGGCCGAGGGCACCGCGTGGAACGCGCCCAACGCGGGCCAGGTCGAGTTGGCCGAGACCCTCTGTGCGCGGGTGCCGTCACTCGATCAGGTGCGCTTCTGCGCCTCCGGCACCGAGGCGAACATGCAGGCGATCAAGGCCGCGCGGGCGTTCACCGACCGCGACCTGATTATCAAAATGGACCTGGCCTACCACGGAACCTATGAGGGCGTGGAGATTCACCAAGGGGCGGACGGTTGGGGCGGACCAGGTGCGCCCGTGTCGCGGGGCGTGCCCAGCAATGCCCTGGACAATGTGCTGATCGCCCCCTTTGACGACGCGGAAATCGTGGAGTGGCTGCTCGAAACCCATCCCGGGCAGGTGGCCGCCATCGTGGTCAACCCGGCCCAGACCCAGGGCGGCCTGCGGGCGCCGTCGCCGGGCTATCTGAAGGCCCTGCGCGATGCCGCGGACGCGCACGGCACGCTGCTGGTGTTCGACGAAGTCATCACGCTGCGCTTGGCACGGGGCGGCGGCCAGGAGTTATTCGGCGTGCTGCCGGACCTCACGGCGATGGGCAAGATCATCGGCGGAGGGCTGCCCGTTGGCGGCTTCGGCGGTCGGGCGGAGGTGATGGAGATCTTTGCCGACCGGCAGCCGCCGGTGCTGCCGCACGCGGGCACCTTCAACGGCAACCCGGCCACCGTGGCCGCGGGTATCACGGCCATGCGAATGCTCGACGCGCCGGCGTTCGAGCTTCTGGCGGAGCTTGGCGAGGCGTTGGGGCGGGGGTTGGTCGAAGCCTCGCAACGGGCCGGCGTGGCGCTGGACGTGACGCAAATCGCATCGGTGATCGGTGTCGACGTTCCTCTGGCCGGCGCATCCGCCGGAGAGATCATGGAGCTGATCGTCCTCGAGCTGTTGAACCGCGGATTCAAGGCGGCATCGATGATGACCGTGTCCACGGCGACGGTCGCCGAAGAGATTCATGCGCTGACCGAAGCACTGACGGACGTCCTGCGACAGCTGCGTCCCGCCATCGCCGAGGCCGCGCCCGCGGCAGTGCTCACCACGTAG
- a CDS encoding LLM class flavin-dependent oxidoreductase, whose translation MTLAIDAFYGGHVEMPNPGFRGPPAHTRRMSDAHLATVYDEALRFAELMERTSYDTLWLAEHHFQREGYGCIGNVPLLSLYLAHHTKRLKFGAFFNTVTAWHPLRLAEDYATVDVLTGGRLRFGIGRGYVAREVETLGGPLLDDAANRDLFEEQVEIMLKAWHEPEFAHAGPAYRVPADVPHMFDNLVDITLVPRPAHLPVEIWQPITSTKRRGLDFMARHGIKGVIAGGTAPGGRAEQAAAVYRDALARAGRETELGEGLAVGFQIHLADSRESALREATPWCEEHLKGLAPLGRYPQLSEAQIRSTAQGEAAYDAGLPTIHDLDAEGTWVCGTPEHVRDHLSGLLERLPGLRRVFIQTGSLGVPPLAMRADIEWFAQDVMPEFVAA comes from the coding sequence ATGACGCTGGCCATCGACGCCTTCTATGGCGGCCACGTGGAGATGCCGAACCCGGGATTTCGGGGGCCGCCGGCGCACACGCGGCGGATGAGCGACGCACACCTGGCCACGGTGTACGACGAGGCCTTGCGCTTCGCCGAGCTGATGGAGCGCACCAGCTACGACACCCTCTGGCTGGCCGAGCATCACTTTCAGCGCGAGGGCTACGGCTGCATCGGCAACGTGCCGCTGCTGAGCCTGTACCTGGCGCACCACACGAAGCGGCTCAAGTTCGGCGCGTTCTTCAACACGGTCACCGCCTGGCACCCGCTGCGGCTGGCCGAGGACTACGCCACCGTGGACGTGCTCACCGGCGGGCGGCTGCGCTTCGGCATCGGGCGCGGCTATGTCGCGCGCGAGGTCGAGACCCTCGGCGGACCCCTGCTCGACGACGCGGCCAACCGCGACCTGTTCGAAGAGCAGGTCGAGATCATGCTGAAGGCGTGGCACGAGCCGGAGTTCGCCCACGCGGGCCCGGCCTATCGCGTGCCCGCCGACGTGCCGCACATGTTCGACAACCTTGTTGACATAACGCTCGTGCCGCGGCCGGCGCACCTGCCGGTCGAAATCTGGCAGCCCATCACCAGCACCAAGCGGCGCGGCCTGGACTTCATGGCCCGGCATGGCATCAAGGGCGTGATCGCCGGCGGAACCGCGCCGGGCGGCCGCGCCGAGCAGGCGGCGGCGGTCTATCGCGACGCCCTGGCGCGGGCGGGGCGCGAGACGGAGCTTGGTGAGGGACTGGCGGTCGGATTCCAGATTCACCTCGCCGACAGCCGCGAGTCCGCCCTGCGCGAAGCGACCCCGTGGTGCGAGGAGCACCTCAAGGGGCTCGCGCCGTTGGGGCGGTATCCGCAGCTCAGCGAGGCCCAAATCCGGTCCACGGCCCAGGGCGAAGCGGCCTATGACGCGGGGCTGCCCACCATTCACGATCTGGATGCCGAGGGCACCTGGGTATGCGGGACACCCGAGCACGTACGCGACCATCTGAGCGGTTTGCTCGAACGCCTGCCCGGCCTGCGCCGCGTGTTCATACAGACCGGATCCCTGGGCGTGCCGCCGTTGGCCATGCGGGCCGACATCGAGTGGTTCGCGCAGGACGTGATGCCCGAGTTCGTCGCCGCATAG